A window of the Lepus europaeus isolate LE1 chromosome 5, mLepTim1.pri, whole genome shotgun sequence genome harbors these coding sequences:
- the PHGDH gene encoding D-3-phosphoglycerate dehydrogenase — protein MAFANLRKVLISESLDPCCRKILQDGGLQVVEKQNLSKEELIAELQDCEGLIVRSATKVTADVINAAEKLQVVGRAGTGVDNVDLEAATRKGVLVMNTPNGNSLSAAELTCGMIMCLARQIPQATASMKGGKWERKKFMGTELNGKTLGILGLGRIGREVATRMQAFGMKTIGYDPIISPDVSASFGVQQLPLEKIWPLCDFITVHTPLLPSTTGLLNDSTFAQCKKGVRVVNCARGGIVDEGALLRALQSGQCAGAALDVFTEEPPRDRALVDHENVISCPHLGASTREAQSRCGEEIAIQFVDMMKGKSLVGVVNAEALTSAFSPHTKPWIGLAEALGTLMRAWAGSPKGTIQVVTQGASLKNAGNCLSPAVIVGLLKEASKQAEVNLVNAKLLVKEAGLAVTTSHSNAAAGEQGSGECVLTVALAGAPYQAVGSVQGTTPVLQALNGAVFRPEVPLRQGLPLLLFRAQPSNPALLPTMIGLLAEAGVQLLSYQTSMVSDGETWHVMGISSLLPSLEEWRQHVTQAFQFHF, from the exons ATGGCCTTTGCAAATCTGCGGAAAGTGCTCATCAGTGAGAGCCTGGACCCTTGCTGCCGCAAGATCCTGCAAGATGGAGGTCTGCAGGTGGTGGAGAAGCAGAACCTGAGCAAAGAGGAGCTGATAGCGGAGCTGCAG GACTGTGAAGGCCTCATAGTCCGCTCAGCCACCAAGGTGACCGCGGACGTCATCAACGCGGCCGAGAAGCTGCAGGTGGTGGGCAGGGCCGGCACGGGCGTGGACAACGTGGACCTGGAGGCCGCCACGAGGAAAGGTGTGCTGGTCATGAA CACCCCCAATGGGAACAGCCTCAGCGCTGCAGAGCTGACCTGCGGGATGATCATGTGCCTGGCCAG GCAGATTCCCCAGGCGACGGCTTCCATGAAGGGCGGCAAGTGGGAGCGGAAGAAG TTCATGGGAACAGAGCTGAATGGAAAGACCCTGGGGATTCTAGGCCTGGGCAGGATTGGGCGAGAGGTGGCCACCCGGATGCAGGCCTTTGGAATGAAG ACTATAGGATACGACCCCATCATTTCTCCGGATGTCTCGGCCTCCTTTGGTGTTCAGCAGCTGCCCCTGGAGAAGATCTGGCCGCTGTGTGACTTCATCACAGTGCACACCCCTCTCTTGCCCTCCACCACAG gctTGCTGAATGACAGCACCTTCGCCCAGTGCAAGAAGGGGGTGCGGGTGGTGAACTGCGCCCGCGGAGGCATCGTGGACGAAGGCGCCCTGCTCCGGGCCCTGCAGTCCGGCCAGTGCGCTGGAGCCGCGCTGGACGTGTTCACAGAG GAGCCGCCACGGGACCGAGCCTTGGTGGACCACGAGAATGTCATCAGCTGCCCGCACCTGGGTGCCAGCACCAGGGAGGCCCAGAGCCGCTGCGGGGAGGAAATCGCCATCCAGTTCGTGGACATGATGAAGGGGAAGTCTCTAGTGGGGGTG GTGAATGCTGAGGCCCTGACCAGTGCCTTCTCTCCACACACCAAGCCTTGGATTGGCCTGGCAGAAGCTCTGGGGACTCTGATGCGAGCCTGGGCTGGATCCCCCAAAGGGACCATCCAGGTGGTGACACAGG GAGCATCCCTGAAGAATGCCGGGAACTGCCTAAGCCCCGCTGTCATAGTCGGCCTCCTGAAAGAAGCTTCCAAGCAGGCGGAAGTGAACTTGGTGAACGCCAAGCTGCTGGTGAAGGAGGCTGGCCTCGCT GTCACCACCTCCCACAGCAACGCTGCGGCAGGGGAGCAGGGCAGTGGGGAATGCGTCCTGACCGTGGCCTTGGCAGGTGCCCCCTACCAGGCTGTGGGCTCGGTCCAGGGCACCAcgcctgtgctgcaggcactcAACGGAGCTGTTTTCAGGCCGGAAGTGCCTCTCCGCCAGGGCCTGCCCCTGCTCTTGTTCCGGGCTCAGCCCTCCAACCCGGCTCTGCTGCCTACGATGATTG GACTCCTGGCAGAGGCAGGCGTGCAGCTGCTGTCCTACCAGACCTCGATGGTGTCGGATGGAGAGACCTGGCACGTCATGGGCatctcctccctgctgcccagcctggagGAGTGGCGGCAGCATGTGACCCAGGCCTTCCAGTTCCACTTCTAG